Below is a genomic region from Bacteroidota bacterium.
CTACGTTAGTAACAACAACTTGTTGCGCGGCATCAGCTCCCATATCAACTACAAAGTTTCCTGCACTAGGGTTAGGGTATATAACAATGTTAGCAGCGCTTGCATCATTTATACCTGTGGTGTTAAGTGAGAAATCTTTAGTAGTGTATGATGAACAACCGTTATCGGTTATTTTAAGGGTGATTTTGAAAATACCTGTTGCTGCAAAGAAACGGTAGTTATGGTTGCCTTTATCAGCACTGGTGCTACCATCGCCATACAGCCATAGGTATTCACCTGAACCATTTGGAGCTTCAGGCTTAAAGGTAATAGTTCCATCACCGGTTTTAGCTGATTCAAAAGTAAAGTTACTGTTAGGTGTGTTTGCTACCGCGATTGACTTGGTGATTGTTTCTGAACAACCTTGTGTAGTTGAAACAGTTAGTTTCACAGTCATAGTACCGGCAGTAGTATAGGTAGTTGTAGGTTCAGCAACGGTTGAAGTTCCGTTACCCAAATCCCAGTCATAGGTCAAAGTACTTTGGTTAGCTACTGAGCCATTTTTAAATTCAACCAATTGGCCTACGCAAGAGTTTTGAGGAGCATTGAATGAAGCGATGGGCCTTTCAGCCATTGCCACCAATACTTCTTTAGAGTTCTCGCAACCATTGGTCGACATAGCTTTTAGTACAACTTTGTAGCTATCAGTTCCCAAAAATGTATGCGTTTCGTTTTTAGTTGATGAAGTTCCGCCATCACCAAAATCCCAGCTATAAGTAACTGTTGTTCCTGCGGGTTCGGTTGAAGTGTTAGTAAAGCTTACAGGCTCACCAACGCAAGCTGCATTAGTGGTAAAGTTTACAACCGGAGCTTCAACTAAAGTAAGTGCTTTAGATATTGAGTCAGCACAACCGTATTCGTTCAAAGCAACCAAGGTTACTTGGTAAGTTCCGGGAGTAGCGTAGTTGTTAATTGGTGAAACCTCTTGAGCTACATTACCGTTACCAAACTTCCATGCATATCCGGTATTGCCCGAAGGGATTGAAGTGTTGGTAAACGCTACTTGTTTTTGGCTACATGCTAAAGTTGGGAAGCTGAAATCAGCAGTTGGTTTAGCTGAGGTTGTTACAGGTTTGGTAATCTCTTGCATACATCCTTTTGAATCGGTTACACGAAGAGTTGCCATGTATGAACCCGCACTACCGTATGCATAGTTAGGAGTAGCTGAGGTTGAAGTTCCTGAACCGT
It encodes:
- a CDS encoding PKD domain-containing protein, with translation GSGTSTSATPNYAYGSAGSYMATLRVTDSKGCMQEITKPVTTSAKPTADFSFPTLACSQKQVAFTNTSIPSGNTGYAWKFGNGNVAQEVSPINNYATPGTYQVTLVALNEYGCADSISKALTLVEAPVVNFTTNAACVGEPVSFTNTSTEPAGTTVTYSWDFGDGGTSSTKNETHTFLGTDSYKVVLKAMSTNGCENSKEVLVAMAERPIASFNAPQNSCVGQLVEFKNGSVANQSTLTYDWDLGNGTSTVAEPTTTYTTAGTMTVKLTVSTTQGCSETITKSIAVANTPNSNFTFESAKTGDGTITFKPEAPNGSGEYLWLYGDGSTSADKGNHNYRFFAATGIFKITLKITDNGCSSYTTKDFSLNTTGINDASAANIVIYPNPSAGNFVVDMGADAAQQVVVTNVAGQVVRQYNAESFVNGKLAIDLTEASAGVYFVQVQNNGAVATQKITISR